Proteins encoded within one genomic window of Saccharopolyspora pogona:
- a CDS encoding response regulator, translating into MIGVVVVEDDFRVAQVHAEFTERVSGFRVLGTAHTAAQARELIDTQNPDLVLLDNYLPDCAGAALLAELDVDAIMLTAAADPATVRAAFAAGALNYLVKPFTAEQLADRLTAYARYHARLPATGGQVDQEEIDRAMRLLHEGDRPSTPKGQSSLTAHLVLDALRNGRGARSAAEIAEELGIARATAQRYLAALAQDGRAIMTLRYGASGRPEHQYEPIPTTR; encoded by the coding sequence GTGATCGGGGTTGTCGTGGTCGAGGACGATTTCCGGGTCGCGCAGGTGCACGCCGAGTTCACCGAGCGCGTGTCCGGATTCCGCGTCCTCGGCACCGCGCACACCGCAGCGCAGGCACGAGAGCTGATCGACACGCAGAACCCGGACCTAGTGCTGCTCGACAACTACCTGCCCGACTGCGCCGGGGCCGCGCTCCTGGCCGAACTCGACGTCGACGCGATCATGCTCACCGCCGCCGCCGACCCCGCCACAGTCCGCGCCGCATTCGCGGCTGGTGCGCTGAACTACCTCGTCAAGCCGTTCACCGCGGAACAGCTCGCGGACCGGCTCACCGCCTACGCCCGCTACCACGCACGCCTGCCGGCGACCGGCGGCCAGGTCGACCAGGAGGAGATCGACCGGGCGATGCGGCTGCTGCACGAGGGCGACCGGCCCTCGACGCCGAAGGGCCAGTCCTCCCTGACCGCGCACCTCGTCCTCGACGCACTCCGCAACGGCCGAGGCGCCCGCTCCGCGGCGGAGATCGCGGAGGAGCTGGGAATCGCCCGCGCCACCGCACAGCGATACCTGGCGGCACTGGCCCAGGACGGGCGAGCCATCATGACGCTGCGCTACGGCGCCAGCGGCCGCCCCGAGCACCAGTACGAGCCAATCCCGACAACGAGGTAA
- a CDS encoding sensor histidine kinase: MSRRPVRFARQALILQICLITLVTAIGFVLVASLLDRNLVDQYGQRALAVARSVAADSDLSGAVARGDLPRVREQADRARAATDALFIVVTDRNGIRLSHPDPARIGEPVSTDPSWVLTGHEVVDVQRGTLGLSARGKVPLRTPDGTIVGQVSVGFDAEDISVALLRLIGTTAAFTGGALLVGVAGAAWLTRMLKRRTLGLEPQELAELVRQREAVLYGIREGVLAVDAEGRVSVRNSEAERLLDTSIEVGTPVEALGIPARLRDVLLERRPVDNLITVTGDRTLVANHRPVVRGGTELGSVLTLLDRTDLETLSRELDSVRSMTDTLRAQRHEFTNRLHTLSGLLQTGRNQEAVEYVQALSSGSVAGLGPAAEAVRDPYLVAFLSAKKSVAAERGVELELGETSWVPSAVVAPVEVMTVVGNLVDNAIDAARLGSARPARVEVDLLADGATLHLSVVDTGDGVPESLREKIFTEGVSSKDAEGSGLGLALSRQAARSLSGDVQLTDTGEQPGTVFVAVLPDVLETGDLPTQEATL, from the coding sequence ATGTCACGCCGCCCGGTGCGGTTCGCGCGGCAGGCCCTGATCCTCCAGATCTGCTTGATCACCCTGGTCACCGCGATCGGGTTCGTCCTCGTCGCCTCGCTGCTCGACCGCAACCTCGTCGACCAGTACGGCCAGCGCGCCCTCGCCGTCGCCCGCTCCGTGGCCGCCGACAGCGATCTGTCGGGCGCGGTCGCGCGCGGTGACCTGCCGCGGGTGCGCGAGCAGGCCGACCGGGCCCGCGCGGCCACCGACGCGCTGTTCATCGTCGTCACCGACCGCAACGGCATCAGGCTTTCCCACCCGGACCCCGCCAGGATCGGCGAGCCGGTCAGCACCGACCCGAGCTGGGTGCTCACCGGCCACGAGGTCGTCGACGTGCAGCGGGGCACGCTCGGGCTCTCGGCGCGGGGCAAGGTCCCGCTGCGCACCCCGGACGGCACGATCGTGGGTCAGGTGAGCGTCGGTTTCGACGCGGAGGACATCAGCGTCGCGCTCCTGCGGCTCATCGGGACCACTGCGGCTTTCACCGGCGGGGCGCTGCTGGTCGGGGTCGCCGGGGCTGCGTGGCTCACCCGCATGCTCAAGCGGCGAACGCTTGGGCTCGAACCGCAGGAGCTGGCAGAGCTGGTGCGCCAGCGCGAAGCGGTGCTCTACGGCATCCGTGAGGGCGTGCTCGCCGTTGATGCCGAAGGCCGCGTCTCGGTGCGCAACAGCGAGGCCGAGCGGCTGCTGGACACGTCCATCGAGGTCGGTACCCCGGTCGAGGCCCTCGGCATCCCCGCGCGGCTCCGGGACGTGCTCCTCGAACGGCGGCCGGTCGACAACCTGATCACCGTCACGGGCGACCGGACGCTGGTGGCCAACCACCGGCCCGTGGTCCGCGGCGGCACCGAGCTCGGCAGCGTGCTGACCCTCCTCGACCGCACCGACCTGGAGACGCTCAGCCGCGAGCTGGACTCGGTGCGCAGCATGACCGACACGCTGCGCGCCCAGCGCCACGAGTTCACCAACCGGCTGCACACCCTGTCGGGGCTGCTCCAGACCGGTCGGAACCAGGAGGCCGTCGAATACGTCCAGGCGCTCTCCTCCGGGTCGGTCGCCGGACTCGGCCCGGCCGCCGAGGCGGTGCGCGACCCCTACCTGGTGGCGTTCCTGTCCGCCAAGAAGTCGGTGGCGGCCGAACGAGGCGTCGAGCTCGAACTGGGTGAGACGAGCTGGGTGCCGTCGGCGGTCGTCGCCCCGGTCGAGGTCATGACCGTCGTCGGGAACCTGGTCGACAACGCGATCGACGCGGCGCGGCTGGGGTCGGCCCGCCCGGCCCGCGTCGAAGTCGACCTGCTCGCCGACGGCGCGACGCTGCACCTGTCCGTTGTGGACACTGGTGACGGCGTGCCGGAATCGTTGCGGGAGAAGATCTTCACCGAGGGCGTGTCGTCCAAGGACGCCGAGGGCAGCGGACTGGGGCTCGCGTTGTCCCGCCAGGCCGCGCGAAGCCTCAGCGGAGACGTGCAGCTGACCGATACCGGCGAGCAGCCAGGGACGGTGTTCGTCGCGGTGCTGCCGGATGTGCTCGAAACCGGTGACCTTCCCACCCAGGAGGCGACGCTGTGA